TCGTGGAGCGGCTGGCGCCCGACGAGGAGCGCTTGAGGACGCTGGCGGCCAGGGACCTGGAGGTCTCCGCGGCCTTCGATCTGTCCTACCGCCAGCTCAGCACCCCGGCCGCCCGCATGTTCCGCCGACTCGCCCTCGTCCCCGGCTCCGACGTCTCCGCCGCCGGAGCCGCCCAGCTGTGCGGCCAGAGTTCCTTCGACGCCGAGGACACCCTGGAGGAACTGGTGGAGGCGGGTCTGCTGGGTGTCGAACGTGACCGTTACCGGATGCATGACCTGCTGCGGCTGTACGCGCAGGCCAAACTGGACGCCGAGGAGGACGCGCAGGACAAGGCCGAGGCACGGGCCGCACTCTGCGACTGGCTGCTGCGGACCGCGATCGTGGCCGGCCGGTGGTTCGAGCCGGGGGCCGGTACCCCGCCCGGCACCCCGAACGGGGACGTCAACCTCTCCTCCGCGGACAGAGGCCGCGCCTGGCTCCAGGACGAGGGCGCGAACTGGCTGGCCGCACTCCGCGCGGCCGGCCAGTCGGGCAGGCACGCGTTGGTGGTGGAGGTGGCCGAGTCCCTGCACTGGTTCTCGGACCAGTGGATCTACTGGGGGTACTGGCCCGAGGTCTTCGGCATGGCCGCCGACAGCGCGGAGGTACTCGGAGATCCGGTCCTGCAGGCGACCCACCTCAATTACCTCGCCTGGGCAAGGCTGCTGTGCCAAGGGCGTTACCGCGACAGCCTCACCCACTCGGTGCGGGCCCTGGCTCTCGCCCGGCAGGCCGGTGACACCTGCCAGCAGGCGTGGGCGTACGTCTACCAGGGGTGGGCGCACCGCGAACTCACCGAGTACGAGACGGCGGCCGAGCACATGAGCCGGGCGGGGCATCTCTTCGAGACCGCGCAGGACCCGCAGGGAAGCCTCACCGCCCTGCACGGAGTCGCCTTGATCCTCGCCGACTCCGGTCGCAGCGAAGAGGCCATCGGCGCCTACCGCCGCGCGCTGGACTTCCTGGAGACGGCGGGCGACCGCATCGAGCCGCATGCCGCGGACTTCGCACGGGCGGGCAGCTACTCAGGGCTGGCGCGCAGCTGCGAGAGTCTCGGCCGGACTCAGGAAGCCGTCGCCCATCTGCGAAAGTCCGTCGACATCAGCGAACGCGTCGGCAACATCGGGCTGGAGAGCCGATACCTCCGTCGACTCGGTGAACTACTGCTCGGCATGGGGCGTACGGTGGAGGCGCGGGAGGCTCTGAGCCGCTTGGTCTCTCTGGGGCCTTACGCGGACCCTGATGCCGCTCGGGAGGCCGCCGCGCTGATCGCGTCCCTCGACGCCCGCACGAGCACGGGGGACAGCCCGACCGGACCTCAGGACCGGTAGTGCTCCACCTGCGCGATCGGTCGCACGCGGGCCTCCTTTGGGTCCTCATCGGCCGCCACATGCGCACGGCGCTGTTGTAGAAGATGCCGGCACTGGTCGAGTTCAGCCTCCAGGCGGGTCGGACGGCCGTGCTCGGTCGTCCGGTCGATGCTGCCGGCCGCGAGCTCCTCGCGCGGTTGTCTCTCTTCGCCGGTCATCTCCGTGATCCGGCCGAAGATCTTCGTGTCAGTCGTCGTTCCAGTGCGATGTCCCGACATCCCTGTTTCTTCCTGCGGAGGGGCGAGCGGGACGGTGACCGCCGGCGGCACGAGCCTGACGCGGTTCGGCGCCGGGCACTGAGGTGCAAGTTCCGTGCGTATACCGCTGATCACGACGTGGTGAGGGCAGGGCTACGCAATAACGGCAGAGGTTACACTTGTCAACGGACCCTTGGTCCGTGTTGGCGGCATATGTCGGAATGTGTCGGATCAGTACCTCCTGTTTCAATGCGCTCCCGAGTGCCTGACACGGCGTGGAGCACGGGAGGAACGGGCACGGTGGGTGGCGGGGGAGAGGACTTCGGAGCGCTGCTGCGACAACTGCGGTTGAACGTCTTCCTGACCTTGGAGGGCCTCGCCGAGGCGTCGGGCGTGAGCGTCCGGGGCATCGGGGACCTGGAACGCGGGCGCCGGGCGGCCCCGCAGCGGCGCACCGTTGCTGCTCTGGCCGACGGCCTGCGACTGGACGCGGAACAGCGCGACCGGCTCTTGGCGGCCGCACGTGCGGGACGCGTCGACCAGCCGACGCCCGTGTCGGTCCGCACGTTCCCAAGAGACGTCGACGACTTCGTCGGACGCCGCGGTGAGCTGGTTTCGCTGACCACGTTGGCAGCGGGGCTGAAGGGGGGCGGGGCGGGTACCACTGCCCCTTCAAGCAGTGGCCCCGGGCCGGTGGTGATGATCGTGTCCGGTTCGCCCGGTATGGGGAAGACCGCGCTCGTCCTGCACGCGGCCCAGGAACTGGCGAAGTCCTTTCCCGATGGCCAGATGATGCTGGACCTGCGTGGCATGGACGAGAGCCCTCCGTCCCCTGCGGAACTGATGCTGGGCGTGCTCAAGGCGTTCCATGTCGCCGACTCGGACCTGATGAAGGCCGGACCGCACGGGCATGCCGCCCTTTACCAGGACCTCCTCGCCGACCGGCGCTGCTTGCTGATCTTCGACAACGCACGTGATGAAGCCCAAGTACGGCAGCTGCTCCCGGCCCGCGGGCGCGCCATGGTGCTGGTGACCAGCCGAAGGGTGCTCACCGGGCTGCGGAACGTGCACCGGATCGGGCTGGGCGAGCTGGCTCCCGACGAGGCCATCGCCTTCCTGGCCGGCATGATCGGTGAGGAACGGGCCGCGCGTGAATCCTCGGCACTGAGCCAGGTGGCCCGGCAGTGTGGTTACCTTCCACTGGCCCTCCGGATGGCCGGCAGTTGGCTGGCGACCCGGACCGGATGGTCGGTGCAGCGTCTCGCCGACCGGCTCGCCGTGGACGGGCGCCGTCTGGAGGCCCTGGTCGCCGGAGACAGGAAGGTGTCCGTCGCCTTCGACCTGTCGTACCAGCAGCTGACACCCGACGCGGCCCGGCTGTTCCGGAGGCTGTCCCTGGTGCCGGGGCCCGATGCGGGGTCGGCCTGTGCCGCGCAACTCCTGGGACAGGATCTGCCGAGCGCCGAGGACATCCTCGACGAGTTGGTGGAAACGGGTCTGCTCGGAACGCACGGCGACCGCTTCAGACTGCACGACCTGCTCCGCCTCTACGCCGGCGGCCGTCTTGCGACCGAGGAGGGCCCTGAGCGAGTCGAGCAGCTCCGGACGGATCTTTACCGCTGGCTGCTGGAGACGACCATCGTCGCCGGACGCTGGTTCGAGCCGGACCACGGGGCTCCACCGGTGGACTGGCACGGGCTGGTCGACCTCTCCTCCGCCGACCTGGCCCGGCAGTGGTTGCAGAGCCAGGGCATCAACTGGCTCGCCGCCCTGGGCGCCATGGCCGACGCCGGTGAGCACGCGTTGGTGGTGGAGGTGGCGGAGTCCCTGCACTGGTTCTCGGACCAGTGGATCTTCTGGGGACACTGGACCGAGGTTTTCAGCCTGGCCGCTCGCAGCGCTCAGGCCCTGGGCGACGACGTCCTGCGCGCCACACAGTTGAATTACCACGCCTGGACCCTCATCGTCTGCGAGGGCAGTCCCGAGGACAGCCTGCCCGTGGCCCGGGAAGCGCTGTCCGCGGC
This portion of the Streptomyces canus genome encodes:
- a CDS encoding ATP-binding protein produces the protein MGGGGEDFGALLRQLRLNVFLTLEGLAEASGVSVRGIGDLERGRRAAPQRRTVAALADGLRLDAEQRDRLLAAARAGRVDQPTPVSVRTFPRDVDDFVGRRGELVSLTTLAAGLKGGGAGTTAPSSSGPGPVVMIVSGSPGMGKTALVLHAAQELAKSFPDGQMMLDLRGMDESPPSPAELMLGVLKAFHVADSDLMKAGPHGHAALYQDLLADRRCLLIFDNARDEAQVRQLLPARGRAMVLVTSRRVLTGLRNVHRIGLGELAPDEAIAFLAGMIGEERAARESSALSQVARQCGYLPLALRMAGSWLATRTGWSVQRLADRLAVDGRRLEALVAGDRKVSVAFDLSYQQLTPDAARLFRRLSLVPGPDAGSACAAQLLGQDLPSAEDILDELVETGLLGTHGDRFRLHDLLRLYAGGRLATEEGPERVEQLRTDLYRWLLETTIVAGRWFEPDHGAPPVDWHGLVDLSSADLARQWLQSQGINWLAALGAMADAGEHALVVEVAESLHWFSDQWIFWGHWTEVFSLAARSAQALGDDVLRATQLNYHAWTLIVCEGSPEDSLPVAREALSAAERGKDSRQQAWAYYYLGWAQRVREFHEEAAEYYSRAIPLFASVGDLHGSLQARHGFAHNLLLQGEGAAALHAFQRILTFLDESGELIEPYIAETSRIGVTSGMGRSLGLLDQWDEAVAYVRDAVSLSDGLGNLPVKSLHLLHLGDVLLSAGRADEAREAFRTCLALGGDADPHVLADAHRRLDRLDDAT
- a CDS encoding DUF2630 family protein; the protein is MISGIRTELAPQCPAPNRVRLVPPAVTVPLAPPQEETGMSGHRTGTTTDTKIFGRITEMTGEERQPREELAAGSIDRTTEHGRPTRLEAELDQCRHLLQQRRAHVAADEDPKEARVRPIAQVEHYRS
- a CDS encoding ATP-binding protein, producing MTQDEPDFGALLRELRQTASMTIEGLSEASGVSVRGIGELERGRRTAPQRRTVNALADGLRLAAPQRRRLLSTARAGRSDGYTPVGVQVVPPGHLDFVGRERELAYLTGLARRVADRRAPRGGGARTDPDGPPAVVAVSGPPGMGKTTLALQAARRLTEDFPDVQIVVDMRGLDAEPPTPAELMLGVLRALRVADREVAKAGPEGHVHLYRQTLAQRRFALVLDNARDEAQVRPLLPGSGTGIVVVTSRRMLTGLEGVHRLGLDGLDRREATMLLSTLVGDERADDTAALDKIAQYCGHLPLALRLAGSWLAVNRTAPVARLVERLAPDEERLRTLAARDLEVSAAFDLSYRQLSTPAARMFRRLALVPGSDVSAAGAAQLCGQSSFDAEDTLEELVEAGLLGVERDRYRMHDLLRLYAQAKLDAEEDAQDKAEARAALCDWLLRTAIVAGRWFEPGAGTPPGTPNGDVNLSSADRGRAWLQDEGANWLAALRAAGQSGRHALVVEVAESLHWFSDQWIYWGYWPEVFGMAADSAEVLGDPVLQATHLNYLAWARLLCQGRYRDSLTHSVRALALARQAGDTCQQAWAYVYQGWAHRELTEYETAAEHMSRAGHLFETAQDPQGSLTALHGVALILADSGRSEEAIGAYRRALDFLETAGDRIEPHAADFARAGSYSGLARSCESLGRTQEAVAHLRKSVDISERVGNIGLESRYLRRLGELLLGMGRTVEAREALSRLVSLGPYADPDAAREAAALIASLDARTSTGDSPTGPQDR